From Trueperaceae bacterium, a single genomic window includes:
- a CDS encoding RNA polymerase sigma factor, whose amino-acid sequence MVAASRRRDHDGRRTDRAATEPAPAPPRRRGAGAADRSPPDLGRPRPSLTPGRLGHRLARTGPRRERPTIVSHTESTTAPPIVDESEAALVAAAAVGDEAAFEAIMRRYNQLLFRTARSILRSDAEAEDAVQDAYLRAWRGLGSFRSESKLSTWLVRIVTNEALGRLRRSKVRTVPLEEAMTSPDPKMQAALADEHDNGPEQAALRAQVRGIIEERIDKLPTPYRTVFVLRAVEEMSSADVAQALDIPEATVRTRFFRARNLLRDALAGKVDADLSGAFSFDGPRCDRIVENVLRLGREAGLGKG is encoded by the coding sequence ATGGTGGCCGCGTCGCGTCGACGCGACCACGACGGCCGCCGCACCGACCGGGCGGCGACCGAGCCGGCCCCCGCACCGCCACGCCGTCGCGGTGCGGGGGCGGCCGACCGCTCGCCGCCTGACCTCGGACGACCCCGCCCCTCTCTCACCCCGGGTAGACTCGGCCACCGCCTTGCTCGCACCGGACCCCGAAGGGAGCGGCCCACCATCGTCAGTCACACCGAGAGCACGACCGCGCCACCGATCGTCGACGAGAGCGAGGCCGCGCTCGTGGCCGCAGCCGCCGTCGGCGACGAGGCCGCCTTCGAGGCGATAATGCGGCGCTACAACCAGCTGCTGTTCCGCACGGCACGGAGCATCCTCAGGAGCGACGCCGAGGCCGAGGACGCCGTGCAAGACGCGTACCTGCGCGCCTGGCGTGGTCTCGGTTCGTTCCGGTCCGAGAGCAAGCTCTCGACCTGGCTCGTGCGCATCGTCACGAACGAAGCGCTCGGCCGCCTGCGCCGCTCCAAGGTGCGGACGGTCCCCCTGGAAGAAGCCATGACCTCGCCCGATCCGAAGATGCAGGCCGCGCTCGCCGACGAGCACGACAACGGTCCCGAACAGGCGGCGCTTCGCGCGCAGGTGCGAGGCATTATCGAGGAGCGCATCGACAAGCTGCCTACGCCCTACCGCACGGTGTTCGTGCTCAGGGCGGTGGAGGAGATGAGCTCCGCCGACGTGGCGCAAGCGCTCGACATCCCCGAGGCCACGGTACGCACCCGCTTCTTCCGCGCCCGTAACCTCCTGCGCGACGCGCTCGCCGGCAAGGTGGACGCCGACCTGAGCGGCGCCTTCTCGTTCGACGGGCCGCGCTGCGACCGCATCGTCGAGAACGTGCTGCGCTTGGGCCGCGAGGCCGGGCTCGGCAAGGGCTGA